In Carya illinoinensis cultivar Pawnee chromosome 10, C.illinoinensisPawnee_v1, whole genome shotgun sequence, one DNA window encodes the following:
- the LOC122279070 gene encoding L-type lectin-domain containing receptor kinase VIII.1-like, translating to MAALSISGHLAALSFFILFFESLAIDPDSSFSFTRFENDSIIESKIALYGDAKVVDGGFQLTGPASSRAGRVMYKSPIKLVEGNSRNLVSFSTYFSFSMSTGNGDDLDFLMVPSGFNISELGNTSSGLSLGSGKTKIKVVAVKFYTLRDDTNGLVKNHVGIGVGSFVSEIFSKASAYNLSRSSGKAHAWIDYEAGSKRIEVRLSDDGHSRPSGPLLSYRMDLSKVCEDEKVFVGFSSSSRNSSSTCFLHSWTFRLRHVPNWMHSEPLDPKAFAKSTKTLAARKSCDCLSRLLAMMIFGAACGALAAFTVLYLWTIFGHRRPVVPEEEFSMQPMDCDCKKVGVVVEKAIKDGK from the coding sequence ATGGCCGCATTATCCATTTCCGGGCACCTCGCTGCCTTaagtttcttcattttgttcttcGAATCATTGGCTATAGACCCAGATTCTTCTTTCTCATTCACACGGTTCGAGAATGATTCAATAATCGAGTCCAAAATTGCTCTGTATGGGGATGCAAAGGTTGTTGATGGCGGCTTTCAACTAACTGGTCCAGCGAGCTCGAGGGCTGGACGAGTTATGTACAAGAGCCCCATTAAACTTGTGGAAGGCAACTCCAGAAATCTAGTTTCTTTTTCGACATACTTCTCGTTCTCGATGTCTACGGGCAATGGCGATGATTTAGATTTCCTTATGGTTCCGAGTGGTTTCAACATCAGCGAGCTTGGCAATACTTCATCTGGGCTTTCTCTAGGATCTGGGAAGACTAAAATTAAGGTTGTTGCTGTCAAGTTTTATACGTTAAGGGATGATACTAATGGTTTGGTTAAGAATCATGTAGGAATTGGTGTGGGTAGTTTTGTATCAGAGATATTTAGCAAGGCGTCAGCTTATAATTTAAGTCGTAGTAGTGGAAAAGCCCATGCTTGGATAGATTACGAAGCGGGTTCAAAGCGAATAGAGGTTAGGTTGAGTGACGATGGTCATTCGAGGCCCTCTGGTCCGTTGCTCTCGTACCGAATGGATTTGTCGAAAGTGTGCGAGGATGAGAAAGTGTTTGTAGGCTTTAGCTCGTCGAGCAGGAATTCTTCCAGTACATGTTTTCTGCATTCATGGACTTTCAGGCTTAGGCATGTTCCGAATTGGATGCATTCCGAGCCATTGGATCCCAAGGCATTTGCTAAAAGCACAAAAACTTTGGCAGCTCGAAAGAGTTGCGACTGTCTCTCAAGATTGCTGGCTATGATGATTTTCGGTGCTGCCTGCGGAGCATTGGCGGCATTCACTGTGTTGTATTTGTGGACAATTTTTGGGCATAGGCGTCCGGTGGTGCCGGAGGAGGAGTTTTCCATGCAGCCCATGGATTGCGACTGCAAGAAAGTCGGAGTAGTTGTAGAGAAAGCCATCAAAGATGGCAAGTAG